The Poriferisphaera corsica DNA segment CGATGGCGAGTGTGAGGAGCATGAGGAGTGGGGATTTGAAGGAGTGGAATGAAGTTATGAGGAGGGTTGCGATGAGGATGGCGGCGAGGATGGAGGCCTTGATGGAATCGTTGTTAGCGGCCTCAGTCTCATCGGTTTCGACGACGTCGATGCCGGTGAGGCCGAGTTCAATGTCGGGATGTTTCTCTCGGACAAGGGCGAGTTCGTGTCGGATTGATTTGATTGCGTTTTCGTAAGGGGTGAGTGCACCGTCCGATTCACGGGGGGTGATGCGGAGGAGGAGGAGGCGCTGGTTGCGGGTCATGAGGTACTCCCAATGGGAGATACCGTTTTGGGATTTTGTGATGGCGAGGAGATCAACATCCTCGGCGGCGGGTGTTTCGATACGGGTGTTAAATGCGTCTACGAGCGCAGTGAGGTTATCAATACGTGCATTGAGTTGATTAACATCTATTGGTGCGTTAGAAGGTTTCTCCCGCATCTTGAGAATGGTGCGTTGAAGAAGGATTGCGGGCGTTGGGCTTTGCAGGAGTGATTTTGATTCAGCAATATCATCCATCTTTGCTGAAAATTCGTTGGGAGGGAGGAGACGAATGGTGCGCGGCGAGACTTCGGAAGGGTCAAAACCCCAGACGGCCTGTGAAACGTAAGGAAGGTTTTGCAGTGTTGGGCCGAGTGTATCGACGAGCGCTTTGACGCGTTTGACTTTGTCAGGGTCAGGTTGATTGTTGTTGTAGGTATCGATTGCGATGATGAAGTCGGCGTTGCCGGTGAAGTTCTCTTGCCATCGAATAAAGTTTTGGTTCCAGGGGAGATCGCGGGAGATAAGATCGTTGCGATTCGGCTTAAAAGTGATGGTGGTGAGCGTGTATCCGATGCAAATGAATGCGATCAGGCATGCGATAGAGAGGATTGCCCACGGGTGCGTGCTGACGATGCGTGACCAGCGGGTTAGTAGATGATGGCGAAAACGTTCGAGCATAGTGTGAATATCGTATGAATGAGGGTTGATTCTGGCAAAATAGTGCTGGTGCTAATGGTTAGTGCTAGTCGCAACCGCGGCAACTGTGTGTGTTCATGAAGATCATCATAGCGTGTGTCATCATGTATGGGGGGGGATTGGGGGCTAGCCGACATCGATGAGGCCGAGGGTGTGGCCGTGGGTTTTCAGGAGAACGGATTTTAAGAGGGCGTTGGGTTCCGATTTGAGGAGCGGGTCGGTTTCGATAATGGATTCGGCGTCACGTTTGGCTAGCATGAGGAGGTCCATGTCTTGTGGGATTTGGGCAACGCGGAGTGGTGCGGCTCCGGCTTGTCGTGTGCCGAAGAAATCACCCATGCCACGGATTTCGAGGTCGAGTTCCGAGATTTTGAAGCCATCGTTTGAGGAGGCGATGGCTTTCATGCGTTTTTCGCCGTCTTCAGTTGTGGGTTCAGCGATGAAAACGCAGAGGGACTTGATGCCATGGGTGCCACGCCCGACGCGGCCTCGAAGTTGGTGAAGTTGCGCGAGGCCGAAACGCTCGGCGTGCTCGATGATCATGATTGTTGCGTTGGGAACGTCGACGCCGACTTCGATGACGGTGGTGGCGACTAACACATGGATAGAGCCGTCACGGAATTGCTTCATGACTTCTTCGCGCTCTTCGGATTTGAGGCGGCCATGGACGAGTCCGACTTTTGAGTCGGGGCAGTATTTGTTTTGGATGAGCTTGGCGTGGTCGGTGACATTGCGGAGTTGTTTTTTGGGGTCGTCTTCGAGGCCAGAGTTTTCGATTGCGGGGAGAACGACGTAGGCTTGCTCGCCGCGAGCGAGACGATCATTGAGATAGCGGTAGACGTCATCGGTTTTGTTCATGTCAACGACACGGTTGATGATGGGTGAGCGTCCGGGGGGTAGGCCACGGATGGTGGAGACGTCGAGGTCGCCGAAGACGGTAAGGGAGAGAGTACGAGGGATGGGCGTTGCAGTCATGACAAGATGATGCGGAATCTTCCCCCCGCCGCCCCCCTGTTTTCCTCCCTGATTTTTGTCATCAGTGGTGTTTTTCGATTTCAAGAAAGCCCTTTGCATGACACCGAAACGGTGCTGCTCGTCGATGATAACGACGGCAAGGTCTTTGAACTCGAAGGTGTCGGAGAGGACGGCGTGTGTGCCGATGACGATGTCGATGTCGCCGGACTGGATTTCGTCGTGGATGATTTGGCGTTTTTGCTTTTCGGCTTTGGTTGTGCCGGAACCTGTGAGGAGTGCGACAGACACGTTGGTGTTGTGGAGCATATTACAGATGGAGAGGTAATGCTGCTCAGCGAGAAGTTCGGTGGGTGCGAGCAGGACGGCTTGCTTGCCTGAGGTGTAGGCGGCGAGGAGCGCGTAGAGAGCAACAGCGGTTTTGCCGGAGCCGACATCCCCCTGAAGAAGACGATTCATGGGTGATATGCGGGAAAGATCGTGTGCGATTTCTTTAACGACAGCGTTTTGATCGTCGGTGAGTTCAAAGGGATAACAATCGCGGATCTGTTTGTCGATTTCTGGCGTGATGGTGAGCGGTGGGGATTGAAGACGATCGCGGACGAATGCTTTTTTCATAGCGATGCCGAGTTGGAGAAGGAGAAGCTCGTTGTAGGCGAGACGGCGGCGTGCGGCTTTTGTTTCGTCGAGGTCGTTGGGCTGATGCACCATGCGGAGCGCATCAGCGAGCGGGGGCATTTCATGATGTTTGAGAAGATCGTCGGGAAGCGGGTCGATGAGATGAGGAAGGACAGCGGGAAGAATATTCTCGATGACACGTTCGATGTGCGAGGAGGCGAGTTGTTCGGTGGCGGGATAGACGGGGCGGAGTTTGTCGTCACGGGCTGGCTCGAGGTCGGGTTCGGCGAGTTTCTCCCATTTAGGGTTGATGATCTGGGTGTAGTTGCCGAAGGATTTGGTTTTGCCTTGAACGCGCAGGTAGTCACCGATTTGGATACGGCGAGAGAGGTATTGGGCGTTGAACCATGTGAGAAGCAGTGAGCCTGTGTCGTCTTGGAGGGAGACTTCAAAGCGGCCTTTCTTGCCGAAGCGTCCGGGAACCCAGCGGAGTTCGGCGACCTGACCGCGTGCGGTGGCGATGGCGTCTTGAGAGATGTTTTCGATTTGATCTTCAGCAGCCTCGTACTCATATCGCATGGGGAGATGGCGAAGGAGGTCGGAGGTGGTGCGGATGTCGAGGCGTTGGATGAGTGTGTTGGCACGTTTGGGGCCGACGCCGGGGAGCTTGGCGATGGGTGTGGACATGCGGATGGATTGCTTGGATGAAGACGCGGTCATGAGGCTATTGTAAGGGAGGTGAGGGGGATGAGGGAAGTGCGTGTCTATGACATACTATTTGCTGTTTCTTTTCGATGAGTGTTGGTGAGGTCGTTAGATATTGTGTTGCAACCAGGTTGTGAAATCTTGAATTGTATGAAACAAGAAATCTGGCTTCAGTTCAAGTAGCTTGTCTGGATTTGTGGTTGAGGCCCATGCGGCGGCGACAATGGGAATGCCGACGGAATGACTTGCGGTGATATCACTGGGCACGTCGCCAACGTAAATCATTTCTGTCTTGTCCAGCGGCTTCAGGTAGTCAATGACGGCTTGAATTCCGTCTGGTTTTCTTGGGCCGTATTGGTGACCGGTTTCAATCATTTCAAAGAAATGCTTGATGCCAAATTTACGTAGTGATATTTCAGTGCTGAGTTTGCCTTTACCTGTCACCATTGCAATTCGAATGCCTTTGTTTTTGAGTAGAGTCAATAAATCGATGATCCCTTCAAAAGGTTCCAAGCACATATCATGTAGATCTTCGTAATGAGAAAGATAGCTGGCCAACCCCTGCTCATAATGATCTGGGGCTAATGCCATAATGGTCCCTTCTTCTGAAGGACCAAAGGTTGCGATAATTTCGTGATCTGAAATGGGTTTATTCGTCAATGGCTCGACAGATTGTCTGAAGGCTTCGATGCAAAGAGGCAGAGTATTGGCAATAGTACCATCGAGATCAAAAATGATTGCTTTGATTTTATTCATGTGAAATCTAAGAAATCTATCTTGGGTTGATTCTATACAACTTTACAGTAACACGGCCATGCGAATCGCGTAACTGAATATGCTTAGGATAACACGGCTATAGATGTGATGTAAGAGTGGAAGAAACCGAGACACCTTTTTGCCGAAGCGTCTGTGAACTCAACGGAGTTTGGCGACTTGGGGGATGTTGACGGCAGCTTCGTACTCGTAGCGCATGGGGAGATGACGCGGCAGGTCTGAGGCGGTGTGGACGTCGAGGCGTTGGATGAAAGCATTTGCGCGTTTAGGGCCAACGCCGGGCAGTTTGGCGACAGGCGTGGACATGGGGGTATTGTACGGAAGGTGAAGGAGTGTGTGAATTGCGAAAAAGTTCTGTAAATAATATCTAATATATGCATTTTAATAAGTTACTTAATTTTGCTTCGGTTAACTAAATGAAGATATTTCAACTATATCGCTGGTATCCACCAACTCGCTACCTATTCTTTCCGCTTTATCGACGTCTTCGCCACAAGATGCATTTCCCCATCGTAATTTCATACTTTCTCGTTTGGATAACTAGCGCAATTCTTCATGGTTTGCTAATTCTGATTACAGGCAATGTTATTGCAGCATTATTTTTTACTCTGACTTTTATTTGCTTGGGAACTCTAGGATCTATTACGGCAATTGCAAAACAACTGCAGGCCAGAAAATCCTATTCGTAATTCCACGTCTAACAAATTTTGTGAATGTTGTCTCTCAAGAGCCTGCAACCTGTCAGGTCGCAGCCATTGGAGTTGTAGTATTTTTTCGCTGGTTGTTGCAAACACCCCACGACCCGCGGTCGTGGGCTTGATGGGTCATATCTAACCAAGTATTAGAGCGTATAGAAAAATCGGCTCACCGGAATTTGATCTTGGCGGCGAGCCGATTGTGGTTGCACGGTTATTCTGTTTTACTTAGCTCATCCCAATCTACAGATGAACTGACCCACTACTGTTCGAACTTTAAAACCGTGCGGGTGTTGGTGTATGCTCAATTTAGCCTATTTTTTAAGGGCATCGCGGTGAGCGGGGAGATAGTACTGGCTTGTATAGTCTCCGAGCATGCGGTGCGTGCTGAACTGAGCACAGACAGTTTTCATTGATGCTTCCATCATGTCGACCCACTTGGTGGCGACGCCTTCCTTGTTGGTCTTGTAGAAAGTCGGAAGCATTTGTTTTTCGAGGATGTCGTAGAAGGAGTTGGCATCATAGGTGTCTTGCTCGGATTGTTTATCGAACTGTTTGCCACCGATGGCGTAGCCGTTCTTTTTGTTGTATGACTCAGGCCACCAACCGTCGAGGATGGAGCAGTTGATGCCGCCGTGTAGTGGTGGCTTCATGCCTGAGGTGCCTGATGCTTCCATTGGGCGAAGTGGGTTGTTGAGCCAGACATCGACGCCGGAGGTGAGCATACGGCCGACTTGCATGTCATAGTTTTCGATGACAGCGATACGACCACGGAAACCGGGCTGCTTGGAGAACTCGACGATTTGCTGAAGGTACTTCTGACCATCCTTGTCGGCTGGGTGAGCTTTACCTGCAAAGACGAACTGCACGGGGCGGTCGGTGCTTGCGATGATGGCTTTGAGACGCTTCATGTCGTGGAAGATGAGCGGAGCACGTTTGTAGGTTGCGAAGCGACGTGCGAAGCCGATGGTGAGTGTGTTTTCGTCGAGCATGGTTTGAGCAGTGACGATGTCTTCGAGAGGTTGGCCGTGCTTGATGGCTTGCTGAACGAGACGCTCGCGGACGAAACGGATGAGACGTGTGCGAAGCATTTTGCGTGTGTTCCAGAGAACGTCTGCTGGGATTTTGTCAGCCTTCTTCCACCAGTCTGAATCGGCGTTTGGTGAAGCCCAGTTTGGCTTGAGGTATTTGGTGTAGAGCGGCTCGATTTCAGGTGCGAGCCATGTTTGTGAGTGGATGCCATTGGTGACGTGACCGATTGGAACTTCGTCTGGATCGGAGAGGCCGAAGTGGTCGATCCACATGCGGCGTGATGTGTCGCCGTGAAGCTCTGCGACGCCGTTGGCACGTTCACAGAAGTTGAGTGCGAGAACAGTCATGCAGAAAGGTGCGTTCTTGTTATCGAGGTCTTCTGAGCCGAGTTGGAGAACGTCGTTGACGGAGAGGCCGGTGTCTTCACCTGCGTACTGTGAGAGGTACTTGCGAGCCATTTTGACGTCGAAGCGGTCGTGGCCTGCGGGGACTGGTGTGTGTGTGGTGAAACAGCCACCTGCGCGGACGGTTTCCATTGCTTCTTCGGAAGGGACGCCTTCTTTGAGGAGTTCAGAGAAGCGGTGGAGGCCGTTGAATGCGGCGTGGCCTTCGTTGAGATGATAGACGGTTGGTTCGATGTCGAGTGCTTGAAGAGCGAGTGTGCCGCCGACGCCGAGGATGAGTTCTTGGCGGATACGTGTTTCGTTGTCGCCGCCGTAAAGGAAGTGCGTGATTTCACGGTCTTTTGGTGTGTTTTCTTCGATGTCGGTGTCGAGGAGGTAGGCTTCGATGCGGCCAACTTTTGCGAGCCACACTTTGGCGTGGATACGACGACGACCGACAGGGACAGGAACGATGATGCCTGTGTCTTCGATTGGGAAGTCGTTGAAATCGTATTCTGGGTAGACGGCTTTGGTTGAGCCGTCGGCTTCGATTTCCTGGCGGTAGTAGCCGTGACGGTACATGAGGCCGACGGCGGTCAGTGGGATGCCGAGGTCTGAGGCTGATTTGAGGTGATCACCAGCGAGAACGCCGAGGCCGCCGGAGTAGATGGGGAATGATTCATGGATGGCGAATTCAGCACAGAAGTATGCGATGCGCGCTTTTTTGTCCTTGCCTTTGACGGTGCGGTCGAACCAAGTCTTTGATTTCATGTAGTCGGCGAATTGTTTTTGTACGGCCTTGAGATTTTTGAGGAAGGCTTCGTCGGAAGCGAGTGTGAGCAAGCGGTGGTCTGGTGCTTGTTTGATGGTTTGGAGTGGGTTGCGTTCTGTGGCTTCCCAGAGCATGGGATCGATGGCGGCGAAAAGACGCTGCGCGGAGGAGTTCCATGTCCACCAGAAGTTGGAGGCGATATCACAGAGTTGGTCGGCTATCTGCTGGATAGATGCTTGCTGTTGACGTTTGGTTTGAGCTGCTTTAGTCATTGTTAACACCACTTAAAAAACAGTTTAAAATCCTAATCGTGTATTAGTTTGCCTGTGTACGGCCGTAAATATCGGTTAGTTGAGCGAGCCGTTTGGCGATACGTTTATTGAGCTGGCGAGGTTCGAGTCGCCAGGCCCAGTTGTTTTCGATTGTGCCGGGGAGATTCATGCGTGATTTACCATCGAGGCCGAGGAGGTCCTGGACGGGGAAGACGGCGAGGTTGGCGGGTGAGGACATGGCGAGACGGATGAGATCCCAGTGGATTTCATCGGTTGAACCGAGCGAAACTTTTGTGCGTTGAGCGGTCGTGAGGCCGTTGGATTTTGATTTATCCCGTTTCGTTTCGACCCACCAGCCGCATGTCGTGTCGTTGTCGTGTGTGCCGGTGTAGACGACGGATTGTGGGGGGAAGTTGTGTGGCGCGTGATAGGAGTTGTCGTCGCCGAAAGCGAATTGAATGATGCGCATGCCAGGGAAGTTGAATTGGTCGCGGAGCGCTGCGGCTTGTGGCGTGAGGATACCGAGGTCTTCGGCGATGATGGGCATGTTGCCGATGGCTTTTTTGAGAGCATTGAATACGGATGGGCCGGGGCCGGGGCGCCATTTGCCGTTACGTGCGGTGGGTGCGCCGTATTTGACGGCCCAGAAGCGGGCGAAGCCGAGGAAGTGATCAATGCGTACGGAATCGAAGATAGAGAAGGTTTGTTTGAACCGTTCGATCCACCATTTGTATTTGGTTTGCTTATGTCTATCCCAGAGATAGAGTGGGTGGCCCCAAAGTTGGCCTTCATCGGAGAAGGCATCGGGGGCTGCGCCGGACACTTCGCGTGGCAGGCCGTTGGCTTTGAGGTCGAAAAGATCGGTGTGTGACCAGACGTCTGCTGAGTCGTGTGCGATAAAGATGGGGATGTCGCCGACGAGAGATATACCCTTTGAATTGGCGTATTTTTTGAGTTTCATCCATTGTTTGTGAAAGATGAATTGGATGAAGGTGTGATAGGCGATGCCGTCGGCGTATTCTTCACGCGCTTCTACGAGTGCTTCTGGTTTATGCTTTGCGAGTGGCTTGGGCCATTCCCACCATGGGAGCGATTCGTGGGCGTCTTTGATGGCGCAGAAGAGGGTATAGTCGGGAAGCCAATGTTTTTGTTCTTTGAGAAATTTTTTGTAGGCGGCAGTGTTTTGTTTTTTCTTTGCGATGAAGCGTTCGAAGGCGATGCCAAGGCGATCGGCGCGGAACTTCATGACGCGGGGGTAGAAGACTTTTTTGTCAGAGAAGGATTTAAGCGGTTTTATTTCGGCTTTGGTGAGCAAACCATCATTGACAAGGTCGACGAGTGAGATGAGGAGGTATGAGCCAGCGAATGCGGAGGTAGAGTTGTATGGAGAGCCTGAACCGTCGACTGGGCCGATGGGAAGCATTTGCCACCATGCCTGGTTGGCCTCGTTCAGGAAATCGACGAAGTCGTAGGCAGATTGGCCGAGGTCACCGGAACCATGCTTACCGGGTAGGGATGTTGGGTGCATGAGGATGCCGCTGGAACGACGATCAAGTTGAGGCAATTTACGCATTGTTGGGAACCTTCTGAAACTGCGCGAGGATTTTATCTGTCAGGGAAATGCGAATGCGTGAATTCATGAAAATGAATGATTCGCAACTTAGTCCCATGAGCGGAGATTGTAGCACAGTTTAACCGTTTAACCAGTGTAAAACAGACGTTAAGCGTACTTTTTTTGCCAAATTTGTTTAACACACAAACCTTGTTAAATACGTATGTTATGTTTATCGGCTAGATACCAAGTATGTTTGACGATGTTTTAGTCTGTTTTTAGTCACTGATTTTAGTTATGCCCGGTGGTTAACAGATTTGAGGCACTACGGCCAAATGGCGACGCAATCGGCAGGGACAGAATGATTCAGTACAAGTTGCATGTTGGGCTGATCGACATGACTCACATGCTGATCGATTTGCGCTTGGGGCTTGGGATTGGCGGATTGGGCGTGCCGATTGAGAATGCGAGCGGTGCAGATATCAGCGGACGTATTAATGAAAATGGAGAATGAAAACAGAGACTGGAGTTGAGTCCAAGGCGGTTGATCGAGTAGTAGATAGTTGCCTTCAGTGATGATGAGATGCGTCTGCGAATGAATCTGGTGCTCAGGAGACTGGCGTGCAACGGGTTCGTGAAGATCACGGTCATAAAAAGGGATATAGGGGGTGGCGGGTTTTAATTGGGCTTGTGTGAGAAGTTTTTTGTATGAAGAGAAGTCAAAAGTGCTGGGAGAGCCTTTGATTTTTGTAAGGTGTTGCTGGCTTAATTGCTGGTTGGTGAGGTGGAAGCCGTCCATGGGGATCAGTGCGGCGTAATGAGCGGCCGTAAGGTTATTGATTTGGCTGGCGAGAGAATGAGCGAAAGTTGATTTGCCTGAGGCTGGCGGGCCGGCGATGGCGATGACGGGACGATGCGTGGCTGTGGGAGGAAATTGGTTGACAAGAAAAGTGGCGAGCTGTTGTGTCGCTTGCGAAGTGATAATGATATGGTTTGGGGACGGGTGCATAGGATAGTCAGATTGATCAGGAGACTCGTTTGATGATACCAGAGAATGTTGTTGAATTGTTACAGGTGATGGTGCGGTGCGACACGGTCAATCAGTCGGTGAGCGGCGTGCTGAAAGCTGAGCAGCGATTGGCGGAGATATTAAAGGGGATTGCGGAGGAGATGGGGTTTGAGACGCGGTATTTGCCGGTAGATGACGGGCAGGCGGATCAGTTATTGGTGACTTATCAAGTTGGCGAGGGGAAGCCTTGGGTTTGGTTCGACAGTCATATGGATACGGTGAGTGTCGCGGGCATGACGATTGAGCCGTTTGGCGGCGAGATCAAGGATGGGAAAATGTGGGGGCGCGGGACGTGCGATACGAAGGGTACGGGGGCGTGCATGTTGTGGGCGATGCATGCGTACAAACAGAGTGGGTGCGCGGAGAATAATATTGCGCTACTTTTCTCGATTGATGAAGAGGAAGGAATGACGGGGATACGATCATTTGTAAGAAAAGATTACGAGGCGATAGGGATCGAGCCGGTGGGTTTTGTGGTAGGCGAGCCAACGAAATGCGAGCCGATTGTGAGGCATAATGGGGTGTTTCGGGGCGAGGTTTGGACGTATGGCAAGGCGGCTCATTCGAGTGAACCTGAGAATGGTGTGAGCGCGATTAGCGCGATGGCTCGGTTATTGCTGAAGATTGAAGGGGAATATATTCCGACACTGAATGCGCGTGATGAACTGACGGGCAAGGCGCAGATGAGTATGAACAAGATTTTGGGAGGCGAATCACTGAATGTAATCCCGGATGCTTGTTTGGCTTATGTCGATCGAAGATTGGTGCCGGGAGAAAAGGCGGCAGATGCGTTTAGAGAGTTTGAAGCGTTCGTCGCGGATTATACAAAACGAGAAGACGAGGGATTGAATTACGAGTTAAAAATGACGCTCGCGGTGCCGGGGATGGATGCGGGCGAGGACGAGCGGCTTTTGCGTGGGATACAAGGGGTATGCGAGGAACTCGGGGTGCGTAACGAGGGATTGGGTGTCGCGTATGCGACGCATGGTGGATATTTACGCGAGACAGGGCAAAGCGTGGTCGTGATCGGGCCTGGGGATATTGCTCAGGCCCATACAAAGGATGAATATGTAGAGCTTGAGCAAATCGAATTGGGAATGAAGCTATATCTGGGGATCATGAAGGCTGAAATGGGATAAATGCGGGGTGTTGCGTGATATGTTAAAATGGTGATTCGTCAATTGGGGCGGGCTGTGTCGTGGCTAGAGGCTGGGACATCACTATGATAGGGATTGACGGATGTGGAGGTGGGTTTTTTGACGGCGGGGCGAGCAGAATGAAGGATGAAGTTATGACAGAACAACTCAACAAATATTCAGCAACAATCACACAACCTGCGTCACAAGGCGCAAGTCAAGCAATGCTATATGCAACAGGTTTGACTGAAGAAGATATGAACAAGCCCCAGGTAGGTATTGGGAGCATGTGGTACGAGGGGAATCCTTGCAACATGCACTTGCGTGACTTGTCGTCACTCGTCAGCGATAGTGTAAAAGAAGCTGGCATGGTGAGTATGCAGTTCAACACGATTGGTGTGTCGGATGGCATCTCAATGGGTACTAATGGGATGTGCTACTCACTGCAAAGCCGCGAACTTATTGCGGATTCTGTTGAGACGATCATGGGCGCTCAATGGTACGACGCGTTAGTCACCCTGCCCGGTTGCGATAAGAATATGCCGGCATGTGTGATGGCGCTTGCCCGACTCAATCGTCCGGGGCTGATGATCTACGGGGGAACGATTAAAGCAGGTAGCGCGGTGATCCGCGGCAAGGAAGAGAAGCTGGATATTGTTTCGGCTTTCCAAGCTTATGGTCAGGCGCTTGCGGGCGTGATTACCGAAGATGAACGCAAAACTATTATCCGCAATGCTTGCCCGGGACCGGGAGCATGCGGCGGGATGTATACGGCAAATACGATGGCTTCGTTTATTGAATGCCTTGGTTTGTCGCTACCTGCATCATCATGTGTGCCTGCTGTTGATCAACAGAAACGTGATGAATGCTTGAACATCGGACAAGTGGTTTACAGATTGCTTGAGACAGATCTTAAGCCCAAAGACATCGTGACGAGACAGTCGTTCCTAAATGCGATGCGGTTGGTGATCATTACGGGTGGTTCAACAAATGCGGTGCTGCACTCGATTGCGATGGCACGAGCATTTGATATTGAATTGACCATCGAAGACTGGGCGAAGATGTCGAAGGAAACGCCGATGTTGGCTGACATGAAGCCAAGCGGCCGGTTTGTGATGGAAGAATTGAATGAAGTTGGCGGCACACCGGGCCTCGTGAAACTGCTGATCCAGAGGGGTTTGATGGATGGCGAGCAGAAAACGATCACTGGAAAAACGTTATGGGAAAATGTGAAGGATCTGCCTGACTTCCCAGAGTACGGTGAGGGCGAAGGCAAGCAGTTGGTGATCAAACCGTTTGAGGATCCGATCAAGGAAGATGGCCACATTCAGATTATGCGTGGCAATCTGACGCCGGGCGGTTGCGTTGGCAAAATCACGGGCAAAGAAGGTACGAGCTTTGTCGGCACAGCTAACGTGTTTGATTGTGAAGAAGATATGTTACACGCTTTGGAAGATGGAAAAATCCAGAAGGGTGACGTGATCATCATCCGATACGAAGGGCCTAAGGGTGGGCCGGGTATGCCAGAAATGCTGACACCAACGAGTGCAGTTGCTGGTGCTGGGCTTATTAAGGACGTTGCATTACTGACTGATGGTAGGTTCAGTGGTGGCTCTCATGGTTTCATTGTGGGTCATATTACACCTGAAGCGATTGAAGGTGGACCGATTGCATTGGTTAAAACAGGTGACAAAGTGACCATCGATACCATTGCTGGCGAAATCAATATGGATGTAAGTGATGATGAATTAGAAGCACGTCGCAAAGCATGGATGAAGCCAGAATACAAGGTTAAGCGTGGTGTGTTGCATAAGTACATCAAGCTTGTGAAGGACGCTTCGACTGGCTGCGTGACTGACGAATAAGGTGTTTTTCACATGTGATGTGTTATTCGCATGGTGATACAGAAACACTTATAATGCTGATCATAAAGGGTCCGTAGCTCAATTGGATAGAGCACCGGTCTTCGGAACCGACGGT contains these protein-coding regions:
- the recG gene encoding ATP-dependent DNA helicase RecG — protein: MTASSSKQSIRMSTPIAKLPGVGPKRANTLIQRLDIRTTSDLLRHLPMRYEYEAAEDQIENISQDAIATARGQVAELRWVPGRFGKKGRFEVSLQDDTGSLLLTWFNAQYLSRRIQIGDYLRVQGKTKSFGNYTQIINPKWEKLAEPDLEPARDDKLRPVYPATEQLASSHIERVIENILPAVLPHLIDPLPDDLLKHHEMPPLADALRMVHQPNDLDETKAARRRLAYNELLLLQLGIAMKKAFVRDRLQSPPLTITPEIDKQIRDCYPFELTDDQNAVVKEIAHDLSRISPMNRLLQGDVGSGKTAVALYALLAAYTSGKQAVLLAPTELLAEQHYLSICNMLHNTNVSVALLTGSGTTKAEKQKRQIIHDEIQSGDIDIVIGTHAVLSDTFEFKDLAVVIIDEQHRFGVMQRAFLKSKNTTDDKNQGGKQGGGGGKIPHHLVMTATPIPRTLSLTVFGDLDVSTIRGLPPGRSPIINRVVDMNKTDDVYRYLNDRLARGEQAYVVLPAIENSGLEDDPKKQLRNVTDHAKLIQNKYCPDSKVGLVHGRLKSEEREEVMKQFRDGSIHVLVATTVIEVGVDVPNATIMIIEHAERFGLAQLHQLRGRVGRGTHGIKSLCVFIAEPTTEDGEKRMKAIASSNDGFKISELDLEIRGMGDFFGTRQAGAAPLRVAQIPQDMDLLMLAKRDAESIIETDPLLKSEPNALLKSVLLKTHGHTLGLIDVG
- a CDS encoding HAD family hydrolase — translated: MNKIKAIIFDLDGTIANTLPLCIEAFRQSVEPLTNKPISDHEIIATFGPSEEGTIMALAPDHYEQGLASYLSHYEDLHDMCLEPFEGIIDLLTLLKNKGIRIAMVTGKGKLSTEISLRKFGIKHFFEMIETGHQYGPRKPDGIQAVIDYLKPLDKTEMIYVGDVPSDITASHSVGIPIVAAAWASTTNPDKLLELKPDFLFHTIQDFTTWLQHNI
- the glgP gene encoding alpha-glucan family phosphorylase → MTKAAQTKRQQQASIQQIADQLCDIASNFWWTWNSSAQRLFAAIDPMLWEATERNPLQTIKQAPDHRLLTLASDEAFLKNLKAVQKQFADYMKSKTWFDRTVKGKDKKARIAYFCAEFAIHESFPIYSGGLGVLAGDHLKSASDLGIPLTAVGLMYRHGYYRQEIEADGSTKAVYPEYDFNDFPIEDTGIIVPVPVGRRRIHAKVWLAKVGRIEAYLLDTDIEENTPKDREITHFLYGGDNETRIRQELILGVGGTLALQALDIEPTVYHLNEGHAAFNGLHRFSELLKEGVPSEEAMETVRAGGCFTTHTPVPAGHDRFDVKMARKYLSQYAGEDTGLSVNDVLQLGSEDLDNKNAPFCMTVLALNFCERANGVAELHGDTSRRMWIDHFGLSDPDEVPIGHVTNGIHSQTWLAPEIEPLYTKYLKPNWASPNADSDWWKKADKIPADVLWNTRKMLRTRLIRFVRERLVQQAIKHGQPLEDIVTAQTMLDENTLTIGFARRFATYKRAPLIFHDMKRLKAIIASTDRPVQFVFAGKAHPADKDGQKYLQQIVEFSKQPGFRGRIAVIENYDMQVGRMLTSGVDVWLNNPLRPMEASGTSGMKPPLHGGINCSILDGWWPESYNKKNGYAIGGKQFDKQSEQDTYDANSFYDILEKQMLPTFYKTNKEGVATKWVDMMEASMKTVCAQFSTHRMLGDYTSQYYLPAHRDALKK
- the malQ gene encoding 4-alpha-glucanotransferase, translated to MRKLPQLDRRSSGILMHPTSLPGKHGSGDLGQSAYDFVDFLNEANQAWWQMLPIGPVDGSGSPYNSTSAFAGSYLLISLVDLVNDGLLTKAEIKPLKSFSDKKVFYPRVMKFRADRLGIAFERFIAKKKQNTAAYKKFLKEQKHWLPDYTLFCAIKDAHESLPWWEWPKPLAKHKPEALVEAREEYADGIAYHTFIQFIFHKQWMKLKKYANSKGISLVGDIPIFIAHDSADVWSHTDLFDLKANGLPREVSGAAPDAFSDEGQLWGHPLYLWDRHKQTKYKWWIERFKQTFSIFDSVRIDHFLGFARFWAVKYGAPTARNGKWRPGPGPSVFNALKKAIGNMPIIAEDLGILTPQAAALRDQFNFPGMRIIQFAFGDDNSYHAPHNFPPQSVVYTGTHDNDTTCGWWVETKRDKSKSNGLTTAQRTKVSLGSTDEIHWDLIRLAMSSPANLAVFPVQDLLGLDGKSRMNLPGTIENNWAWRLEPRQLNKRIAKRLAQLTDIYGRTQAN
- a CDS encoding nucleoside/nucleotide kinase family protein; translation: MHPSPNHIIITSQATQQLATFLVNQFPPTATHRPVIAIAGPPASGKSTFAHSLASQINNLTAAHYAALIPMDGFHLTNQQLSQQHLTKIKGSPSTFDFSSYKKLLTQAQLKPATPYIPFYDRDLHEPVARQSPEHQIHSQTHLIITEGNYLLLDQPPWTQLQSLFSFSIFINTSADICTARILNRHAQSANPKPQAQIDQHVSHVDQPNMQLVLNHSVPADCVAIWP
- a CDS encoding M20/M25/M40 family metallo-hydrolase; protein product: MIPENVVELLQVMVRCDTVNQSVSGVLKAEQRLAEILKGIAEEMGFETRYLPVDDGQADQLLVTYQVGEGKPWVWFDSHMDTVSVAGMTIEPFGGEIKDGKMWGRGTCDTKGTGACMLWAMHAYKQSGCAENNIALLFSIDEEEGMTGIRSFVRKDYEAIGIEPVGFVVGEPTKCEPIVRHNGVFRGEVWTYGKAAHSSEPENGVSAISAMARLLLKIEGEYIPTLNARDELTGKAQMSMNKILGGESLNVIPDACLAYVDRRLVPGEKAADAFREFEAFVADYTKREDEGLNYELKMTLAVPGMDAGEDERLLRGIQGVCEELGVRNEGLGVAYATHGGYLRETGQSVVVIGPGDIAQAHTKDEYVELEQIELGMKLYLGIMKAEMG